TTCATGGGGAATATCGAATGCTTCATCAGCACCGTTTATTAGCCGAAGCAGTTAGTGTTGATTCGGATAACATCTTCATTATCAATAATGGCGAGGCTGTCGATTCCACGATTACTAATGAAACATGATTAGCTCTACGGCTATAAAATTCAGTATGATGATTTGTAGAAAAGCCTTCAGGGGTTCCCGCGTACTGCTGCAAAGGTGCCATAATGAGTCAGTTTTTTAAGCATAATCCGCCAATCTGCATCGGTTTATTTATTGTCATTTCTTCATCACCCCTCGGTTTGTTAATGACATTTTACTTCGGGAAATATATAATTTACATATAATAATTAAGGTGTATTCAACATATAAACTTAATTATTTAATTGTTTTGAGATATATTATTTATAAAGTGAGATGTTTATTTTCGTGGACCATATCGATTCTAAGATCTTGTCATTACTGCATGAAAACGCTAGGATTCCCATATCTGAAATAAGCCGAATGATCACAATGTCACAGCCTTCAGTCACAGAACGACTCCGGAAACTTGAGGATCAGGGGATCATAACAGGCTACCGCACGAAGCTTTCGCCGCAGAAACTCGGTAAACTTACAAC
Above is a genomic segment from Paenibacillus sp. HWE-109 containing:
- a CDS encoding Lrp/AsnC family transcriptional regulator, translating into MDHIDSKILSLLHENARIPISEISRMITMSQPSVTERLRKLEDQGIITGYRTKLSPQKLGKLTTSFVLFRTNRCKDFLAFSETSPEIIDLYRISGEYNYLMKVLTESTSSLAQFLDTCNAFGFNYFC